A stretch of Bifidobacterium sp. ESL0704 DNA encodes these proteins:
- a CDS encoding DUF4176 domain-containing protein, whose protein sequence is MVVVGCDGWLPVGSVVHLRGGERLTMVAGHMQEEAGTGTYWDYLGYPYPEGRADASRDYFFNKDFIDGVYFVGYQDVAGGEYLDFLKDHEAEFREEQARRAGRAGDLHKDTNPGNDDDGSESSDADAGGTVGDGDGSRG, encoded by the coding sequence ATGGTGGTTGTGGGTTGTGATGGTTGGCTTCCGGTGGGTTCGGTGGTGCATCTGAGGGGCGGTGAGCGTCTGACGATGGTGGCGGGCCATATGCAGGAGGAGGCGGGTACGGGTACGTATTGGGATTATCTGGGGTATCCGTATCCGGAGGGTCGTGCGGATGCGTCGAGGGATTATTTCTTCAACAAGGATTTCATTGACGGGGTGTATTTCGTGGGGTATCAGGATGTTGCCGGTGGCGAGTACCTGGATTTCCTGAAGGATCATGAGGCGGAGTTCCGTGAGGAGCAGGCGAGGCGTGCGGGCCGTGCGGGTGACTTGCATAAGGACACCAATCCCGGGAACGACGATGACGGGTCGGAGTCTTCTGATGCCGATGCGGGGGGTACCGTAGGAGATGGGGATGGTTCCCGTGGCTGA